In Coccidioides posadasii str. Silveira chromosome 4, complete sequence, one genomic interval encodes:
- a CDS encoding uncharacterized protein (EggNog:ENOG410PYNU), translating into MSVGFGFSVGDFLAALRLVGTVIDALRESSNSGSTYRELLNELYSLETALLRVKRIDLDGSQHGEKLALQQAAAQCQRTIDSFWKKVEKYQPHLQGGGTSSKLKDGWSRIKWAVCRKVDIQNFRAEIAAHTSSIEVLLLTVQMNATTMHARAEQRQYETLAGKIQVLSNQGTTKLAIIANSIAQSVQQGRRLLETSEKVLQTNLRVFQMIHDIQRFLLHIPTQVQRQQPVYMIDAFNKESPFHLEFVRSAEALISILKVNFKASGCGPGMIDRGEFLIEESGTRNLIDISKPWETCFYPGQRVAMCMLFKEKRVRASCPRCGAEFQGPTDKEVECITCGTVFCRVKEPSRAVQTPTWKDIHPDEHVPLDPGKMNKPGKRKHRENDEPDIQMFRRVRIINPMEFARPDTGLITKHNLFLRMKGAIPGDLWKCTRDQALDLYRAEELSKQQGLRKIRGSVVSLT; encoded by the exons ATGTCTGTGGGGTTCGGGTTTTCTGTTGGTGATTTCCTCGCGGCTCTCAGACTTGTCGGAACTGTCATTGATGCTCTCCGTGAGTCGTCCAACTCAGGATCAACATACCGCGAGCTTCTTAATGAGCTCTACTCCCTCGAGACGGCGCTCCTGCGCGTCAAGCGCATCGATCTTGACGGATCTCAGCACGGTGAGAAACTCGCATTGCAACAGGCCGCCGCGCAATGTCAGAGAACGATTGATTCCTTCTGGAAGAAGGTCGAGAAATACCAACCACATCTGCAAGGCGGTGGAACAAGTTCAAAGCTCAAGGATGGGTGGAGTAGGATAAAGTGGGCTGTTTGCCGTAAAGTTGATATACAAAACTTCCGGGCTGAGATCGCAGCCCACACCAGCTCCATTGAGGTCTTGCTGTTGACCGTCCAAATGAACGCCACCACCATGCACGCTCGCGCTGAGCAGCGCCAATACGAGACCCTGGCGGGGAAGATACAAGTGTTATCAAATCAAGGGACGACCAAGCTCGCCATTATCGCCAATAGCATCGCCCAAAGCGTCCAGCAGGGGCGACGCCTGCTTGAAACAAGCGAAAAGGTTCTCCAGACAAACTTACGAGTGTTCCAAATGATTCATGATATACAACGCTTTCTACTACATATTCCGACTCAGGTCCAACGCCAGCAGCCTGTCTACATGATTGATGCGTTCAACAAAGAGAGTCCCTTTCACCTGGAATTTGTCCGGTCTGCCGAAGCCTTGATTTCAATCCTCAAGGTGAACTTCAAAGCGTCTGGCTGCGGACCGGGAATGATTGACAGAGGTGAATTCCTCATAGAGGAGTCCGGTACTCGGAATTTGATTGACATTTCTAAACCTTGGGAAACATGCTTTTATCCGGGACAGCGTGTAGCCATGTGTATgctctttaaagaaaaacgCGTGCGAGCATCTTGCCCAAGATGTGGAGCGGAATTCCAGGGCCCAACGGATAAGGAGGTAGAATG CATTACTTGCGGAACCGTATTTTGTCGTGTTAAGGAACCGAGCCGAGCGGTGCAAACACCTACGTGGAAGGATATTCATCCCGATGAGCATGTGCCCCTGGACCCGGGGAAAATGAACAAGCCCGGAAAGAGGAAACATCGGGAGAACGATGAACCCGATATTCAGATGTTTCGACGCGTCCGTATCATTAATCCAATGGAATTCGCCCGGCCAGATACAGGTTTGATCACAAAACACAACCTTTTCTTAAGAATGAAGGGCGCCATTCCGGGGGACCTTTGGAAGTGCACACGAGATCAGGCACTGGACCTGTATAGGGCTGAGGAATTGTCTAAACAGCAAGGGCTCAGGAAGATCCGTGGTTCAGTGGTTTCCTTAACATGA